A region of the Chlamydia felis Fe/C-56 genome:
TTAGCGCTGTCGGTGGACTATGTTTAAGCCTTGGAATTATTGTAAACTTCATTGGTCCCGTTAAGAAAGAAGTGGAACAATTAGAGAAAAGCTGATAACGACGCCCGAAGTTTAATGAGGGCCTTCGAATGAATCTGAGATACTCGTGATTCGCTAACTCCAAGAATTTTTCCAATTTCCTTAAGAACTAGCTCTTCGTAATAGTACAGGGCCATGACTTTTCGTTCCTTTTCCTCAAGGCCCTCTATAGCGTTTGCTAAAAACGAGGAGAACTCTTTTCTATCTACAATATCATACCCTGTTTCAGCTCGTTCATCAGGAATACGCTCCTCTAAAGCCACTCCGGACTCACCATCAGATAGCAAGGGCCTTTCCTCATTTAAGGATATAATCAAGGCAGGACGTGCCGAAACGAACCAGCCGGAAAGCTCTTGCTGAGAGATTTGAAAATATTCACAAAGATCACCATCCGTGGGTTCTCTGCCTAATGACTGCCGTAAAGTATCCATGGCATCAGAAAGCTTATTGGCCTTTTGATGCACGCTTCTTGGCACCCAGTCCTGTTTTCTTAGATCATCGATAATTGCAGCTTTGATTAAAAATAACGCATACCCTTCAAATCGACGACTTTTTTCAGGATTAAAGCGTTCGACAGCACGCACTAACCCCTCAACCCCGGAAGCGTAAAGATCCTCGGTTTTTATATGGGAGGGCATACCTGAAATCAAGCGATGTACAACACACTTGACTAAATGCAGATAAAGATCGATCAAAGTATCACGATACTCGATCTTTTGAGTTTCCCAATATAATTCCCAAATCTCAGAAATGTTTTGCGTATTTTGTGTTTTCACAAATTTTTTCTTATGTAATTATTTTAAGATTAAATTAAAAAAACATTTTAAACAACACCCCTATTAAAAGAATTTTCTTCTTGTAATTAGACTAATTCTACAACTAAAGAGCCAAAACCTCGTCGGAAACAGACCCCAGCAAGGAAATGGGTATTTCTTCAGGAAGTTCGTTGTGCGATAAAACAAGAAGATCTGGAAAGTGAGGTTCAATCATTTTCCTTAACTCGAAACGCGATTCACATCCGGTAATGATAGCTCGGAAACCTCCATCTCCGGATTGCGTAAGAATCGACCGCACTTGGTGAACAACCTTATCGCACATCATCGGGTTAGATTTTGAGTACAAGTCACCTATCATTCTCTCTACATGCGAATCTACAGTAATCACCTCTAAAGTAT
Encoded here:
- a CDS encoding FliA/WhiG family RNA polymerase sigma factor, producing the protein MKTQNTQNISEIWELYWETQKIEYRDTLIDLYLHLVKCVVHRLISGMPSHIKTEDLYASGVEGLVRAVERFNPEKSRRFEGYALFLIKAAIIDDLRKQDWVPRSVHQKANKLSDAMDTLRQSLGREPTDGDLCEYFQISQQELSGWFVSARPALIISLNEERPLLSDGESGVALEERIPDERAETGYDIVDRKEFSSFLANAIEGLEEKERKVMALYYYEELVLKEIGKILGVSESRVSQIHSKALIKLRASLSAFL